A window of Paenibacillus polygoni contains these coding sequences:
- a CDS encoding PadR family transcriptional regulator codes for MYELFVLGELMDRPMHGYLLHHILSRIIGPVRQVSWGVLYPLIQRLEKEKFIQMSGKDGNRKVYCITEAGKEQFFRLMDEKTSYNSDAKDYFDIKFANLHHVSKELQERIYEDYRQYLCFLQEHCDLGMKVVKRNPIFTEKERKSIQRTLLHRAHFIRSEISWLEEQLRELQDEEESE; via the coding sequence TTGTATGAACTATTTGTTCTGGGAGAGTTAATGGATAGACCTATGCATGGATACCTACTTCATCATATCCTGTCCAGAATTATAGGTCCGGTAAGACAAGTTAGTTGGGGAGTGCTGTATCCGCTTATTCAAAGACTTGAAAAAGAGAAGTTCATTCAAATGTCAGGGAAAGATGGTAATAGGAAGGTTTATTGTATTACAGAAGCGGGTAAAGAGCAGTTTTTTCGATTAATGGACGAGAAAACATCGTATAATTCCGATGCAAAAGATTATTTTGATATCAAATTTGCAAATCTTCACCATGTTTCTAAGGAGCTGCAAGAACGGATCTATGAGGACTATCGTCAGTACTTGTGTTTTCTTCAAGAACATTGTGATCTTGGAATGAAAGTAGTTAAAAGAAATCCCATATTTACTGAGAAGGAACGCAAAAGCATTCAGAGGACGTTACTTCACCGGGCACATTTCATACGTTCAGAGATTTCTTGGCTTGAAGAGCAGCTAAGGGAACTACAGGACGAGGAAGAAAGTGAATAA
- a CDS encoding IS3 family transposase: MYQAIKELHGEKGYALTKLCELAGIARSAYYKWLKWTPSTRELENLKLAKEVKCRYDKRKGILGYRQMRIQLNRKLKKGYNRKRYYRIMRALELRAVIRKKRPNYVKAPALHIAENVMNRKFQADAPNQKWCTDVTELKYGNGRKAYLSAIIDGYDNSVVSWVLSHSNNNELVMNTVKKAYKRNPGAKPLLHSDRGFQYTSHEYQRLQKKYKFRTSMSRVSRCLDNQPIERFWGTFKTESFYLEKYDTYDSLLRSVRTYIHYYNNFRYTERLNGLSPNEYRQAA, translated from the coding sequence ATCTATCAAGCGATTAAGGAACTGCATGGCGAAAAGGGATATGCACTCACCAAGCTCTGTGAGCTCGCAGGAATCGCCCGATCTGCCTATTATAAGTGGCTGAAATGGACGCCATCCACCAGGGAACTCGAAAATCTTAAACTCGCCAAGGAAGTCAAGTGTCGCTATGACAAACGAAAAGGGATACTCGGTTATCGCCAAATGCGTATTCAGTTAAATCGCAAACTAAAAAAAGGCTACAACCGTAAACGCTATTACCGTATCATGCGCGCCCTTGAACTAAGGGCAGTGATTCGCAAAAAGCGGCCAAATTACGTGAAAGCTCCAGCCCTTCATATTGCAGAGAATGTCATGAACCGAAAATTCCAAGCGGATGCCCCTAACCAAAAGTGGTGCACCGATGTAACAGAATTAAAGTACGGAAATGGCCGTAAGGCCTATTTGAGTGCCATTATTGACGGATATGACAACTCCGTGGTGTCATGGGTACTCAGCCATTCCAATAACAATGAACTCGTTATGAATACAGTAAAGAAAGCTTACAAAAGGAACCCAGGTGCTAAGCCACTCTTGCACAGTGATAGAGGTTTTCAATACACCTCACATGAATACCAACGACTTCAAAAGAAATACAAGTTTAGAACAAGTATGTCTCGTGTAAGTCGGTGTTTGGACAACCAACCTATTGAGCGATTCTGGGGTACCTTTAAAACAGAAAGCTTTTATCTGGAGAAATACGATACATACGACAGTCTCCTTCGTAGTGTAAGAACTTATATCCATTATTACAATAATTTTCGATACACCGAACGACTTAACGGCTTATCCCCTAACGAATATCGACAAGCAGCATAA
- a CDS encoding helix-turn-helix domain-containing protein — MSKRSPIPYEIKIQVVRRCLQHESNPNYEAKQLGIHKSTVTEWIRKYQAGGVEGLKKSKGWKAYSKELRLAAIQDALSGEHSVRSVVKKYHISSKSVLESWISKYTEGAKMKPTPKRMGSPHMNKGRKTTYEERIEIAQFTIAHDLDYQKAIDKYDVSYQQVYTWVRKYQTNGHEGLKDLRGRKKPLEELDEQERLKLRIKELEARNEYLEMENALAKKLAEIRRRNTH; from the coding sequence ATGTCTAAAAGAAGCCCAATTCCATATGAAATTAAGATTCAGGTTGTAAGACGTTGCCTGCAGCATGAATCCAATCCCAACTACGAGGCAAAACAACTGGGGATCCATAAAAGCACGGTTACCGAATGGATAAGAAAATATCAAGCAGGTGGAGTGGAAGGTTTAAAAAAATCGAAAGGTTGGAAAGCTTACTCCAAAGAGTTACGACTGGCGGCGATACAAGATGCACTTTCTGGTGAACACTCTGTACGATCAGTGGTGAAAAAGTACCATATTTCGAGTAAATCTGTGTTAGAGAGCTGGATTTCCAAGTATACTGAAGGGGCGAAAATGAAACCAACTCCGAAAAGGATGGGATCCCCTCATATGAATAAAGGACGGAAAACGACTTACGAAGAACGTATTGAAATTGCACAATTCACCATCGCCCATGATTTAGATTACCAGAAAGCCATCGACAAGTACGATGTCTCTTATCAGCAAGTCTACACCTGGGTTCGTAAATATCAAACGAATGGTCACGAAGGGTTAAAAGACCTCCGAGGTCGTAAAAAACCGCTAGAGGAGCTAGATGAACAGGAAAGATTAAAGCTTCGGATTAAGGAACTCGAAGCGCGTAATGAGTACCTTGAAATGGAGAATGCACTCGCAAAAAAGTTGGCAGAGATCCGGCGAAGAAATACACACTAA
- a CDS encoding SulP family inorganic anion transporter, translating into MVERLKRNWFFNVRADILSGMVVALALIPEAIAFSLIAGVSPMVGLYASFCIAIIISFAGGRPAMISAATGAMALVLAPLVRDHGIEYMIAATILTGVIQFLLGTFKVARLMKFIPRAVMIGFVNSLAILIFMAQVPYFLGKSPMTFVFLGITLLILIFVPRFVKVVPAPLIAIVVLTIVSTVAGVHLQTVGDMGTITKTLPNLLIPNVPLTLHTLQIILPYSFALALVGLLESLLTSSIIDDMTDTESDKNREARGQGIANFINGFFGGMAGCAMIGQSVINVKSGGRSRLSTLVAGLFLMFLILVLGDFVVLMPMPVLAGIMIMVCVGTFDWTSFRYLKKAPRGDAFVMLMTVIIVVATHDLSKGVIAGVLLSSIFFVAKISKLTVTSEKKENKQVFYVKGQLFFASTQSFEKAFDTSVQEQHIVIDFSDSHIWDDSAVGAIDKIRLKYAESHNEVTLIGLNDSSQKILHQLAVIPENIANSVSS; encoded by the coding sequence TTGGTTGAACGGTTAAAACGCAACTGGTTTTTTAATGTACGGGCAGATATATTATCAGGTATGGTCGTTGCGCTGGCGCTGATCCCAGAAGCGATTGCTTTTTCCCTGATCGCAGGTGTGAGTCCGATGGTAGGTCTTTATGCATCTTTCTGTATAGCCATTATTATTTCGTTTGCAGGAGGAAGACCGGCTATGATTTCAGCTGCAACCGGAGCTATGGCACTCGTGCTCGCCCCGCTTGTAAGAGATCATGGGATTGAGTATATGATTGCGGCTACGATATTAACCGGTGTTATTCAGTTTCTATTAGGTACTTTCAAGGTTGCTCGCCTAATGAAATTTATACCGAGGGCGGTAATGATCGGTTTTGTCAATTCCCTCGCTATTCTTATCTTTATGGCGCAGGTCCCCTATTTTTTAGGAAAATCACCCATGACCTTTGTTTTTCTAGGAATTACATTATTGATACTCATCTTCGTTCCAAGGTTTGTAAAAGTGGTCCCGGCTCCTTTAATTGCGATTGTTGTCCTTACGATTGTTTCTACAGTAGCGGGTGTACACCTTCAAACGGTAGGAGATATGGGCACAATTACAAAAACTCTTCCCAATTTATTGATTCCTAATGTTCCTCTGACGCTACATACGCTGCAGATCATTTTACCTTATTCCTTTGCGCTGGCACTTGTCGGTTTATTAGAGTCCCTGCTGACTTCTTCTATTATTGATGATATGACGGATACAGAAAGTGATAAGAACAGAGAAGCAAGAGGACAAGGCATCGCGAACTTCATCAACGGATTCTTTGGCGGTATGGCAGGGTGTGCGATGATTGGTCAATCGGTCATTAACGTGAAATCAGGAGGCAGAAGCAGGTTATCTACCCTCGTAGCTGGACTTTTCTTAATGTTCCTCATTCTAGTTCTTGGCGATTTTGTTGTCCTTATGCCCATGCCGGTATTAGCGGGAATTATGATCATGGTATGTGTGGGCACTTTTGACTGGACTTCCTTTCGTTATTTGAAAAAAGCTCCACGAGGAGATGCATTTGTCATGCTTATGACGGTGATCATCGTGGTAGCAACTCATGATTTATCGAAAGGTGTCATTGCTGGTGTCCTACTGAGTTCCATCTTCTTTGTTGCCAAGATTTCTAAACTTACCGTAACAAGTGAGAAGAAAGAGAATAAGCAAGTGTTTTATGTAAAAGGACAATTGTTCTTTGCTTCCACCCAAAGTTTTGAAAAAGCGTTCGATACATCGGTTCAAGAACAGCATATCGTTATTGATTTTTCAGATTCTCATATTTGGGATGATTCGGCTGTAGGAGCGATTGATAAAATTAGACTTAAATATGCAGAGAGTCATAATGAAGTTACCTTGATAGGTCTTAATGACTCCAGTCAGAAAATACTTCATCAGCTAGCCGTTATTCCTGAAAACATAGCGAACAGTGTAAGTTCGTAA
- a CDS encoding recombinase family protein, whose protein sequence is MRIGYMRPYQDDKELSMQTRALDPLSCDKIVIEEHASAKRRYELEQLMNELSKGDIVVVYKLFALADSTRHLVELLQKLEEKQAHLYSYAEGIDTSKSEGYPFPEIVKHLVDFQSDVISEKTKKGLYEAKQKGNHPGRPRKADDNVKRAIVMYQSNKYSLAQIREETGISKSTLYRYLDSEN, encoded by the coding sequence ATGCGCATCGGATATATGAGACCCTATCAGGATGACAAGGAACTGAGCATGCAGACTCGCGCTTTGGATCCGTTGTCCTGTGATAAAATTGTTATAGAAGAACATGCATCCGCTAAAAGAAGATATGAACTTGAACAATTAATGAATGAACTCAGCAAAGGCGATATCGTTGTTGTATACAAATTGTTTGCACTTGCCGATTCGACCAGGCATCTTGTAGAACTACTACAAAAGCTGGAAGAGAAACAAGCTCATCTCTACTCATATGCTGAAGGCATTGATACGAGTAAATCCGAAGGGTATCCTTTTCCTGAAATCGTCAAACATCTAGTGGATTTTCAGAGTGATGTCATTAGTGAAAAGACGAAAAAAGGACTTTATGAAGCAAAGCAGAAAGGCAATCACCCAGGGCGGCCTCGTAAAGCGGATGATAATGTTAAAAGAGCGATTGTTATGTATCAGAGTAATAAGTATAGTCTCGCCCAGATTCGCGAGGAAACGGGGATCAGTAAATCGACGCTGTACCGTTACTTGGACTCTGAAAATTAA
- a CDS encoding WD40/YVTN/BNR-like repeat-containing protein has protein sequence MKIKKFTKGIAALAMSAALVAGVIPAEAAPRSANELFGNKPAGSDYFQIRDIQFLGGTTGRAAGNGFMIGTSNSGNDWQSIYTGTWQFTQLDFINNTTGWMLAKSAVNGPNALLYTKDGGTTLTKIITGSMNLERISFKNKNIGFGYSRAFTYKTADGGHHWTKIKTPANTRYADFTDEQNGYALVVVPGFGYKIHKTTDGGKNWRSILSVPSKDISGGEIAADRNQVWIRLNGGTGMSQQSYALYSSKNNGESWTKVISQNTAGGGEAPGNSAGMVLEGPASPGGHPGNLSIAQGIVYLGGFSPAGEKIGVGRSDNGGQTWTNMPPITGFENDIDFVDGKIGWMADTSSDGAIYLTKDGGKTWTQKLKIE, from the coding sequence ATGAAAATAAAAAAATTTACAAAAGGAATAGCAGCACTTGCAATGAGCGCCGCATTAGTAGCGGGTGTAATTCCAGCAGAGGCAGCGCCTCGATCAGCGAATGAGTTGTTTGGTAACAAGCCGGCAGGCTCGGATTATTTTCAGATTCGTGATATTCAGTTCTTGGGCGGTACTACCGGGAGAGCTGCTGGAAACGGGTTTATGATTGGTACTTCAAACTCCGGTAACGATTGGCAATCGATCTATACAGGGACATGGCAATTCACACAGCTGGATTTCATTAATAACACAACCGGTTGGATGCTCGCGAAATCCGCGGTGAATGGTCCGAATGCTCTGCTCTATACGAAAGACGGCGGCACAACACTGACCAAAATAATAACGGGATCTATGAATCTGGAACGGATCTCTTTTAAGAACAAAAACATAGGTTTTGGTTACTCTCGGGCATTTACCTACAAAACAGCAGATGGCGGACACCACTGGACGAAAATAAAAACACCAGCGAATACGAGATATGCTGATTTCACAGATGAGCAGAATGGATATGCACTTGTCGTGGTTCCTGGCTTCGGATACAAGATTCACAAAACAACAGATGGAGGCAAGAACTGGCGCTCTATTTTATCCGTCCCTTCAAAAGATATTAGCGGCGGGGAAATTGCGGCAGATAGAAATCAAGTGTGGATTAGACTTAACGGTGGAACGGGAATGTCCCAACAATCGTATGCGCTGTACTCTTCAAAAAATAACGGAGAAAGCTGGACGAAAGTAATCAGCCAAAATACAGCAGGCGGAGGTGAAGCACCTGGGAATTCAGCAGGTATGGTGCTAGAAGGACCCGCTTCTCCGGGTGGTCATCCTGGAAACCTATCGATCGCACAAGGCATCGTTTACCTTGGGGGATTCTCCCCGGCAGGTGAGAAGATTGGAGTAGGACGCTCCGATAATGGAGGCCAAACTTGGACTAACATGCCGCCGATCACCGGTTTCGAAAACGATATTGATTTTGTTGATGGGAAAATAGGCTGGATGGCGGATACCAGTTCAGATGGGGCTATTTATCTGACCAAAGACGGAGGGAAAACCTGGACACAGAAGCTGAAGATTGAGTAA
- a CDS encoding PaaI family thioesterase: MESMEGKQYLESLTKAAEHTFWGYLGCELTAIQKGEVVVTLDTKPHHLNLMGIVHGGVLSSLMDNAMGIAVMVRRPGEASVTSNLNVHFVKPAKKGPLTVTAKIVHETGRSLTTESRVLDRDHELVALSTGSFRITK, from the coding sequence ATGGAGAGCATGGAAGGAAAGCAGTATCTTGAGTCATTGACGAAGGCAGCGGAACACACGTTTTGGGGATACCTGGGATGTGAGCTTACAGCTATTCAAAAGGGTGAAGTGGTGGTTACGCTTGATACGAAGCCGCACCATTTGAATCTCATGGGAATTGTTCATGGGGGTGTACTTTCTTCGCTGATGGATAACGCAATGGGAATTGCGGTCATGGTAAGGCGTCCTGGAGAAGCTTCAGTGACCAGTAACCTGAATGTGCATTTCGTTAAACCCGCGAAAAAAGGCCCGCTTACCGTTACCGCAAAAATAGTTCATGAAACCGGCCGATCGCTAACGACCGAATCACGAGTGTTAGATCGTGACCATGAACTGGTTGCCCTAAGTACGGGATCATTTCGGATCACAAAATAG
- a CDS encoding long-chain-fatty-acid--CoA ligase: MNAKPWLPYYPTEVAPSFDYPKQNLAQFLISSSQQYPNRPAMYFMGKTIRYKKLLESAYRMANALKSKRLKKGDRVAIMLPNCPQVVIAYYGTLLAGGIVVMTNPLYVERELAYQLQDSGTKIMITLDQFYSKVQNVAEETMIEHTIVTAIPDYLPFIKKILYPFAAKKQGPLPQIEYSRSVHSFTALLASADDTPCCEKVNADHDLALLQYTGGTTGVPKGVMLTHTNLIANTIQSANWCYQVENGKERYLAVLPCFHVFGLTTLLSQGVYRAGMLILIPKFDPNSLLKIIDKKKPTLFPGAPTMYIALINHPKIKEYDLSSINACISGSSALPLEVQDRFEELTKGKLIEGYGLTETSPVTHVNPIWGRRKIGTIGIPVPDTEAKVVNPATGEEVLPGEAGELIVKGPQVMKGYWNRPEETFDTIRNGWLFTGDMATMDEEGYFSIIDRKKDMIIASGFNIYPREIEEVLYEHPAVKEAVVIGIKDAYRGETVKAYIVLKDGKAPDPKDIERFCRSQLAAYKVPKHYVFRESLPKTLVGKVLRRKLLEEEEETPAG, from the coding sequence ATGAATGCAAAGCCCTGGCTTCCGTATTACCCGACCGAAGTGGCCCCTAGTTTTGATTATCCGAAGCAGAATCTGGCGCAGTTTTTGATCAGCTCTTCACAGCAGTATCCGAACCGGCCGGCCATGTATTTTATGGGAAAGACCATTCGTTATAAAAAGCTGCTGGAGTCTGCTTACCGTATGGCAAACGCGCTGAAAAGCAAAAGACTTAAGAAGGGGGATCGGGTGGCTATTATGCTGCCCAATTGTCCCCAGGTTGTAATTGCCTATTATGGAACTCTCCTTGCAGGGGGCATCGTGGTCATGACGAATCCGCTCTATGTAGAGCGGGAACTGGCATATCAATTGCAGGATTCAGGGACGAAGATCATGATTACCTTGGATCAATTTTATTCAAAAGTTCAGAATGTTGCTGAGGAGACGATGATTGAGCATACGATTGTTACGGCGATCCCTGATTACTTGCCTTTTATCAAAAAAATACTGTATCCCTTCGCCGCAAAAAAACAAGGACCGCTGCCACAAATTGAATACAGCCGATCGGTCCATTCGTTTACCGCACTTCTTGCTTCAGCGGACGATACACCTTGCTGTGAAAAGGTCAATGCAGACCATGATTTAGCATTATTACAGTACACTGGCGGGACGACAGGTGTTCCAAAAGGGGTCATGTTAACCCACACGAATCTCATCGCAAACACGATCCAATCCGCCAATTGGTGTTATCAAGTGGAGAATGGCAAAGAACGATATTTAGCTGTACTGCCTTGTTTTCATGTGTTTGGGCTTACTACGCTTCTCAGCCAAGGGGTCTACCGTGCAGGAATGCTGATCCTCATACCTAAATTCGATCCAAATTCCCTTCTCAAAATCATCGATAAGAAAAAACCAACCCTTTTTCCAGGAGCACCGACGATGTATATTGCCCTTATTAATCATCCTAAGATAAAAGAGTACGACTTATCTTCGATTAATGCCTGTATCAGCGGCTCGTCTGCGCTTCCGCTTGAAGTGCAAGATCGTTTTGAGGAGCTGACAAAAGGAAAATTAATCGAAGGTTACGGACTTACCGAAACTTCGCCTGTAACGCATGTAAACCCGATATGGGGGAGAAGAAAGATAGGAACAATTGGTATCCCGGTTCCTGACACCGAAGCGAAAGTGGTGAATCCAGCAACAGGTGAAGAAGTTCTGCCGGGGGAAGCAGGGGAACTCATTGTCAAAGGACCGCAGGTGATGAAGGGATATTGGAATAGACCAGAGGAAACCTTTGATACGATTCGAAACGGGTGGTTATTTACCGGTGACATGGCAACTATGGATGAGGAAGGCTACTTTTCGATTATTGACCGGAAAAAAGATATGATTATTGCAAGCGGATTCAATATTTATCCGCGTGAAATTGAAGAAGTTCTTTACGAACATCCAGCAGTAAAAGAGGCTGTTGTAATAGGAATAAAAGACGCATACCGCGGTGAAACAGTGAAAGCCTATATTGTCCTTAAGGATGGAAAGGCGCCTGATCCAAAAGATATAGAACGGTTTTGTCGTTCCCAGCTTGCAGCTTATAAAGTGCCTAAACACTATGTATTCCGTGAATCACTCCCGAAGACCCTTGTAGGTAAAGTGTTGCGTCGTAAATTACTTGAGGAAGAGGAAGAAACTCCGGCAGGTTGA
- a CDS encoding acyl-CoA dehydrogenase family protein — MSDNQTKEPKIKGGSFIIDNVDVNRIVTPEDFTEEHRMIGETVRDFIDGEVIPKDEELEKLNYELTVELLQKAGELGLLGADVPEMFGGIGLDKVSSTIITEYFSKSSGFALSFGAHVGIGTLPIVYFGTAEQKHKYLPDLASGAKIAAYCLTEPTSGSDALAAKTTARLSEDGEHYILNGSKLYITNAGFADIFIVYAKVQGEHFTAFIVEKEMEGFTIGPEEKKMGIKSSSTRPLFFEDVKVPKENVLGEIGKGHRIAFNILNIGRYKLAAGTVGASKESIELSAKYANTRKQFETPISSFPLIRKKLAEMNIITFVMESMVYRTAGLLDEALADIDYNHPDAGAHSANAISDYAIECSINKVFSSEGLDFIADEGVQIHGGYGYIQEYKIERIYRDSRINRIFEGTNEINRLLIPGTLVKKALKGEIALLQKAQGLQGELLQMVPAQEYEGVLGQEEHILDIVKKIFLLTGGFAVQKLGTSLEKEQETLSNLADILIDVFALESTLLRTKKQLTRVSEEKVLNMVEMTKVYAYEALQRAEAAAKETLTSLESGDLLRMQLSVLKKLTKLSPVDKVALKRSIAARVVTNERYTV; from the coding sequence ATGAGCGATAACCAAACCAAAGAACCAAAAATTAAAGGCGGAAGTTTTATCATCGATAACGTAGATGTGAATCGCATCGTAACCCCCGAGGATTTTACCGAAGAACACCGGATGATTGGAGAAACGGTTCGTGATTTTATTGATGGCGAAGTCATTCCTAAAGATGAGGAACTAGAGAAACTAAATTATGAGCTGACTGTAGAGCTGCTTCAAAAAGCGGGAGAGCTTGGACTTCTTGGAGCAGATGTTCCTGAGATGTTTGGAGGAATTGGTCTTGATAAAGTAAGCTCAACGATCATTACCGAGTATTTTTCCAAAAGTTCAGGGTTTGCCCTTTCCTTTGGAGCTCACGTAGGAATCGGGACGCTGCCCATCGTTTACTTTGGTACAGCGGAGCAGAAGCATAAATATTTACCCGACTTAGCAAGCGGAGCGAAAATCGCTGCATACTGTCTGACCGAACCAACGTCTGGTTCAGATGCCCTGGCTGCAAAGACAACAGCTCGGCTCTCAGAGGATGGGGAGCACTATATTTTAAATGGATCAAAACTATATATCACGAATGCGGGATTTGCCGATATTTTCATTGTCTATGCGAAGGTGCAGGGAGAACATTTCACTGCTTTTATTGTAGAGAAAGAGATGGAAGGATTTACGATCGGGCCGGAGGAAAAGAAAATGGGAATCAAAAGTTCCTCTACACGTCCGCTCTTTTTTGAAGATGTGAAAGTCCCAAAAGAAAATGTACTCGGAGAGATAGGAAAAGGTCACCGAATTGCTTTTAATATTCTTAACATCGGTCGGTATAAACTTGCGGCAGGTACTGTGGGTGCGTCGAAAGAATCGATAGAACTCAGTGCCAAGTATGCGAATACGCGCAAACAATTTGAAACACCGATCTCGAGCTTCCCGCTTATACGTAAAAAACTGGCTGAAATGAATATTATTACGTTTGTGATGGAAAGTATGGTATACCGTACAGCGGGGCTGCTGGATGAAGCGCTCGCAGACATTGATTACAATCATCCGGATGCAGGTGCTCACTCCGCAAACGCAATATCGGATTATGCTATTGAATGCTCGATTAATAAAGTGTTTTCTTCAGAAGGTCTCGATTTTATTGCAGATGAAGGAGTCCAGATTCATGGAGGGTATGGATACATTCAGGAATATAAAATTGAACGAATCTACCGAGATTCTCGTATTAATCGAATTTTTGAAGGAACGAATGAAATTAACCGGCTCCTTATACCTGGTACCTTAGTGAAAAAAGCGTTAAAAGGGGAAATCGCTCTTCTGCAAAAAGCACAAGGGCTGCAAGGTGAACTGCTGCAAATGGTTCCGGCTCAGGAATATGAAGGGGTGCTCGGACAAGAGGAACACATTCTGGATATAGTGAAGAAAATATTCCTGCTCACAGGCGGCTTTGCCGTGCAGAAACTAGGTACCAGCCTAGAGAAAGAACAAGAGACTTTATCCAACCTAGCGGATATTTTGATTGATGTGTTTGCACTGGAGAGTACGCTGCTTCGTACAAAGAAACAACTAACCCGCGTATCTGAAGAAAAAGTCTTGAACATGGTGGAGATGACGAAAGTGTATGCTTATGAAGCGCTGCAAAGAGCAGAAGCTGCCGCCAAGGAAACACTGACTTCGCTTGAATCCGGTGATCTGCTTCGGATGCAGTTATCTGTGCTGAAAAAACTAACAAAATTAAGTCCCGTAGACAAGGTAGCACTGAAACGCAGCATTGCCGCTAGGGTGGTAACAAACGAACGTTATACCGTATAA
- a CDS encoding acetyl-CoA C-acyltransferase — translation MREAVIVSLARTAIGKAKKGSLAQTRVEDLGKAVLEAVINRAPGLQKEDVDDIILGCAMPEGEQGLNVARIISLYAGYPVTVPALTVNRFCSSGLQAISFAAERIMLGHADVIIAGGVESMSHVPMTGFKPAPHHRIVEDMPEVYMGMGHTAEEVARRFGVDREAQDAFAVESHRKAAAAIALGKFREEIVPVTAAATSVDEQGRVRSRTFTFDTDEGVREDTSMEGLGRLRPAFSIKGTVTAGNASQTSDGAAAVAVMSREKAQELGLTPLATFRSFALAGVEPEVMGVGPVEAIPKALKMAGIEKDDVNLYEINEAFASQCLHIIRALELDENKVNVNGGAIALGHPLGCTGAKLTVSLISELARRGGGYGVVSMCIGGGMGAAGVFEVHAQKQFSMGY, via the coding sequence ATGAGAGAAGCCGTGATTGTATCGCTGGCTCGGACTGCGATCGGGAAAGCGAAGAAGGGGAGTCTCGCGCAGACGAGAGTAGAGGATTTAGGAAAAGCGGTACTCGAAGCCGTTATTAACCGTGCACCGGGACTGCAAAAAGAAGATGTGGACGATATTATCCTTGGCTGTGCAATGCCAGAGGGTGAGCAAGGTTTAAATGTAGCAAGAATTATTTCGCTATATGCAGGGTACCCGGTTACGGTTCCTGCGCTGACGGTCAATCGCTTCTGTTCTTCTGGCTTACAAGCCATTTCTTTTGCAGCAGAGCGCATTATGCTTGGGCACGCAGATGTGATCATTGCTGGTGGTGTGGAGAGCATGAGTCATGTACCCATGACTGGATTCAAGCCTGCTCCTCACCACCGAATTGTGGAAGATATGCCGGAAGTGTACATGGGCATGGGGCATACGGCGGAAGAAGTTGCACGAAGATTCGGTGTGGATCGCGAAGCGCAGGATGCCTTTGCAGTAGAAAGTCACCGCAAAGCTGCAGCAGCGATCGCGTTAGGTAAATTCCGAGAAGAAATCGTGCCTGTCACTGCAGCCGCCACTTCAGTAGACGAACAAGGAAGAGTGCGGAGCCGTACGTTCACATTTGATACCGATGAAGGAGTACGTGAAGATACTTCAATGGAAGGACTCGGTCGTCTCAGACCTGCATTTTCCATCAAAGGTACGGTAACGGCAGGGAATGCTTCTCAGACCAGTGACGGAGCTGCGGCTGTTGCAGTGATGAGCCGGGAAAAAGCGCAGGAACTTGGACTTACACCGCTTGCTACTTTTCGTTCATTTGCCCTTGCCGGGGTGGAACCGGAGGTGATGGGAGTAGGTCCCGTCGAAGCGATTCCCAAGGCGCTTAAAATGGCAGGAATCGAAAAAGACGATGTAAACCTCTATGAAATCAATGAAGCTTTTGCATCGCAATGCCTTCATATTATCCGAGCCTTAGAACTTGATGAGAACAAGGTGAATGTGAACGGAGGGGCAATAGCCCTGGGTCACCCACTAGGCTGTACAGGCGCCAAACTTACGGTTAGCTTGATCTCCGAACTAGCTAGGCGGGGAGGAGGTTACGGAGTAGTAAGTATGTGTATCGGCGGAGGGATGGGAGCTGCCGGGGTGTTTGAAGTCCATGCACAGAAACAGTTCAGTATGGGTTATTGA